A region from the Sorex araneus isolate mSorAra2 chromosome 6, mSorAra2.pri, whole genome shotgun sequence genome encodes:
- the LOC129406030 gene encoding serine protease FAM111A-like, with protein MNEDAAGTCKALWPVRTPRLAPSEPRGPCAPREREAAASVRGLSASPVTSPGAGSVPPKPHPRAHGLGALLTFPHSRVLSLQFEDSAHGPISFLGGGVVVLPLVRRAHAVRPRSVKSPETQSSPAAAALAVPAEEVAPLSSKEFKCSKIQLGSAHCCSQAVSLIPHSQSPSAQPGGITHCAGFAIQTQAIMSSKIRRSQNDSSSERNNMTEEPIFSLTCQVKKEKTKDSAYDPKKKPDTQDQGPNDLKKKLLIQVEGDRRTIEHVCSAKDTLYEALQHVGALQAKMNTQSGKELLVHGTDGIKAYIHPAMPLSCFPDVTHLEISFQSGQKENHLFLGQSHNFDTNCVKFYIHAVGKNGKRIVQCRKLNKQGNKLCIWGFKGETIKEALCRDGRFQSCLENNVWKLVKDLDSILESSQLVDDLEGKHFEVEFEKRRRSRSASAQNFESRERNTGASINLYPDLKAESEKFREYFEKEVKGAREKAKVHKFLYKLGRSVGYLSWDHRGKRGYATCFVFHKQFIFTCWHVIRDIVGEEVDQTLWAGIVSRCVKVSFGYEMAMPKEEECFSVDPWFEVADESLDYAVLKLKIENVQVPDGLYKVLSPAAFGSLRYIIGHPEGKPKCTESCLVIPQAQRKQECPARQTQLPFVHMVTRRSFPEISDNNDVIIYHSSFFFGASGSPAFNAEGSLVGMHAAGLSLNLHGNSPTLIEFGPCIHSILSHMEQNFTNRYLEIAANQDEEMDSDVD; from the exons atGAATGAAGACG CGGCGGGGACTTGTAAAGCTCTCTGGCCAGTGCGGACCCCACGGCTCGCGCCCAGCGAACCCCGCGGACCCTGCGCGCCCCGAGAGCGCGAGGCTGCTGCAAGCGTGCGCGGGCTCAGCGCCTCACCGGTCACATCCCCGGGAGCGGGCTCAGTGCCTCCCAAGCCGCATCCTCGGGCGCATGGCCTCGGAGCCTTGCTGACTTTTCCCCACTCGCGGGTGCTGTCCCTGCAATTTGAGGACTCGGCACACGGGCCAATCAGCTTCCTAGGAGGAGGAGTTGTTGTCCTCCCATTGGTCAGACGAGCCCACGCAGTTCGCCCACGCAGTGTGAAGAGCCCAGAGACTCAGTCcagccctgctgctgctgctttggcTGTGCCCGCGGAGGAAGTGGCTCCTTTGAGCTCTAAGGAGTTCAAGTGCTCTAAGATCCAACTTGGAAGCGCGCACTGCTGTTCCCAGGCTGTGTCTCTGATCC CTCACTCGCAATCCCCATCAGCTCAGCCTGGAGGCATCACCCACTGTGCGGGCTTCGCCATCCA GACT CAAGCCATCATGAGTTCAAAGATTCGCAGATCCCAGAATGATTCATCCAGTGAGCGGAATAATATGACAGAGGAGCCGATTTTCTCTCTGACATGTCAG GTCAAGAAAGAGAAAACGAAGGACTCTGcatatgatccaaaaaaaaaacctgacaccCAGGACCAAGGGCccaatgatttgaaaaaaaagcttttaattcAGGTCGAGGGAGACAGAAGGACAATTGAGCACGTATGCAGCGCGAAGGACACCTTATACGAGGCACTGCAGCATGTTGGAGCTCTCCAAGCAAAAATGAACACTCAGAGTGGCAAGGAACTGTTGGTGCATGGCACAGATGGCATTAAAGCTTACATACACCCTGCAATGCCCCTCAGCTGTTTTCCTGATGTCACTCATTTGGAAATTAGCTTTCAGAGTGGGCAGAAAGAAAACCACCTGTTTCTGGGCCAGTCTCACAACTTTGACACCAACTGTGTCAAATTTTATATACATGCAGTTGGGAAGAATGGAAAACGGATTGTTCAGTGCCGGAAACTTAACAAGCAAGGGAACAAACTCTGTATTTGGGGTTTCAAAGGAGAAACCATTAAGGAGGCTTTGTGTCGGGATGGCAGGTTTCAGTCCTGTCTGGAGAATAATGTTTGGAAACTCGTGAAAGACCTGGACAGCATTTTAGAGAGCTCCCAGCTCGTGGACGACCTGGAGGGCAAACACTTTGAGGTTGAGTTTGAGAAAAGGAGGAGATCAAGGTCAGCCAGTGCTCAGAACTTTGAGTCACGAGAGAGAAACACAGGAGCAAGTATAAACCTGTACCCTGATTTAAAAGCAGAAAGTGAAAAGTTCAGAGAATACTTTGAGAAGGAAGTCAAGGGAGCCAGAGAAAAAGCCAA AGTGCACAAGTTTCTTTATAAACTCGGCCGCTCTGTCGGGTACCTCTCATGGGACCACAGGGGAAAAAGGGGCTATGCcacttgctttgtttttcacAAGCAGTTCATTTTCACTTGTTGGCATGTGATAAGAGATATTGTGGGAGAGGAAGTAGATCAAACTCTTTGGGCAGGCATAGTTAGTCGGTGTGTAAAGGTGTCATTTGGTTATGAAATGGCCATGCCGAAGGAAGAGGAATGCTTCTCTGTGGACCCTTGGTTTGAGGTAGCTGATGAAAGTCTTGATTATGCTGTTCTGAAACTGAAAATAGAGAACGTCCAAGTTCCTGATGGACTCTACAAGGTACTGAGTCCTGCAGCATTTGGTAGCTTAAGATATATAATTGGTCACCCAGAAGGAAAGCCAAAGTGTACGGAATCTTGCCTTGTGATTCCTCAGGCTCAGCGAAAGCAGGAATGTCCGGCTAGGCAGACACAGCTTCCGTTTGTCCACATGGTCACTCGAAGGAGTTTTCCAGAAATAAGTGATAATAACGATGTGATTATTTATCACAGCTCCTTTTTCTTTGGGGCTTCTGGCTCCCCTGCGTTTAATGCAGAGGGTTCGCTGGTGGGCATGCATGCCGCTGGTCTGAGTTTGAACCTCCATGGAAATAGTCCTACACTCATTGAGTTTGGCCCTTGTATACATTCCATTCTTAGTCATATGGAGCAGAACTTTACTAATCGGTATCTAGAAATAGCTGCCAATCAGGATGAAGAAATGGACAGTGATGTGGATTGA